TCCACCCAGAATTTTTAATAACAACCAGGAAAGAATGGCTGCTACTCCCATACGCGCAAACACAGCATCGACAAAGTAGACCGATTCCACACTCCACTTGATACCTAATGGAGTGGTGGACCAGATCAAAACCACCCCGATGTATGCCAACAACACCTTCATTAAACTCTCTCCCTGAACTTATCGAGCATGATGCTCTCTCCTCACTACCCTATCCGTGGCAGCAATAACTTCTACGGCAACAAAAAAGGCCGCAGGAGAATCGCTGCGGCCTTTTGGAAAAACGCTGTTTACTCAGCAGTTTCGCGCCGCACGCCGCCAGCGACCCCAGACATAAATCGCCAGGAGCTGCTCTTGTAGTGCGCGTTTGAATTGGTGCTGAGTTTTCATTGCTTCAGTGTGCAGTGCATCTTCAACGGGGTCAATGCCGCTCCTGTTTTTTTCGCACCACCTTTTTCTGCACACACCACGAGAAAACAATTGCCCCAAGACCCAGGGTTGGCTTTCTCGAGCAAACTATCACCACGGGGTGGACATATCCTCTCGCTTCCTTACACTCGAGCTTCATCGATTTACAGATCCTTCCACCCGCCTTTGCCCCAACCTCAGGAGAAAGACCATCACGATGAAAACTTACCTGGTTGGAGGCGCTGTACGGGATGCCATGCTCGGCAGAGCCGTTAAGGATCGAGACTGGGTTGTGGTCGGCGGTGAAGCTGAGCATATGAAGCGTATGGGTTTTAAACCCGTGGGTCGCGATTTCCCGGTCTTCCTCCACCCCGATACTCAGGAGGAGTATGCTCTGGCTCGCACCGAACGCAAAAGCGGCCATGGCTACGGTGGGTTTGAGTTTCACGCCACCCCGGATGTCACTCTGGAGGAGGATCTCAAGCGTCGAGACCTGACCATCAATGCCATGGCGCGGGATGAATCGGGCCAGTTAATCGATCCTTACAACGGGGCCATGGATCTGGAAAATCGCTGTCTGCGTCATGTTTCAGAGGCGTTCTGCGAAGACCCGCTACGGGTTCTCCGTGTCGCCCGCTTTGCCGCTCGCTACTACCATATGGGCTTTTACGTGGCCGAAGAAACCCTCGAACTGATGCGAACAATCGGCCAATCGGGGGAACTCAACCATCTGGTACCCGAACGGGTATGGCAGGAAACCTGCTCAGCACTAGCTGAACCGGACGCCGACCATTACTTTACTACCCTGATTGACTGCGACGCCCTGCCCATTGTGCTGCCCGAAATGGCAAACGCTATCCAATCCCTGGAGCAATTTCCCCTGCGAGCATTACGACTGGCCCTACAAAATGGGTTATCAGTGGTAGAGCGCTTTGCCTGTGTATCCCTGCAAACACTCAAGGGAGATAAGGCAAGTATTGAAGTACTGCAAAAGCTATGCAAACGCTTACGCTTGCCTCAACCATACTCTGAGCTTGCTCGACTGTTAAATCAGCACCTCCCGGTGCTGCAGCAGGAAGATTGGCGAGCCGAAACCCTCTGGCCCTTGCTGGAACGGTTAGATGCCCTGCGCCGACCAGAACGCCTGCAATCATTACTCGAATGCATCGCCACTGTCTCGGACCTGCAACAACAGCCAGCATTGCCCCGGGAGGTCATGACGCTGGTGCAGCAAGCTCGTAGCATCAACGCGCAAAACCTTATGTCGCAGGGCATTCAAGGTCCCGCACTCGGTAAAGCCCTAAGAGCATTGCGCATCGAACACACCCGACTCTGGATAAACCAAACAGCAGCAGGAGACAGTCACCATGGATGAAGCACTTATTATCACCGGTGCTGGCACCCGGGTGGGATTGCATTGCGCGCTGCGTCTACACCAACAAGGTTATAAGGTGCTGGCTCATTACCATACCGAGCGCGAAGAGCTGGAGCAGTTACGTCAGCGGCAGATTCCCTGCCTGCAAGGTGACCTGTCGACGCGTGAAGGCATAGAACAGCTTGCCGAAGCCCTGGTCGACCGGTGCACATCCGTCCGCGCCCTGATTCATAATGCATCCGCCTTTGAAACCACACCGACTGATGCCACCGCAGCGACCGATCTTTTTGGCCGCTTTTACCATATCCATATGCTGGCCCCCTACCGACTTAATCAGGCATTAAGCAAGGCGCTCAACAACTGCACAGCAGAACACAGTGACATCGTCCATATCACTGATATTTTTGCCGATAACCCGAATCCGGTATTCGATATCTACTGTGCCAGTAAAGCCGGCCTGGCCAACCTCAATCTTTCCTTTGCCAAGCAATTAGCGCCAAAGGTAAAGGTCAATGCTATCGCCCCAGGCCCCATTCGCTTTAAGGCGTGGCACAGCGAAGCCGTGCAAAACAGCATTATTGAACAAACCCTGCTGAAAACCGAAGGAGGCGAAGAAGCCATATACCTTGCGGTACAGTGCTTACTGGACAACCCTTATATGACCGGTGGCACGATCAAGGTAGATGGTGGTCGCTCCATCGCCAACCTCTAACCCCCCCTCAAAGTTGAGCACGCAGGTCGGCAACCCTGGAGATCGAGGTGTCTGCCCCGACAACCAACCTGCCAGCTCGGCCGCTATCGCCCGATAATAGTTTTCCCGGATGTCGCCAGCGGACCATAATTCACCCTCCGGCATCTCTACCAGGGTATCCAGGTCCGCAGGTCGATCGATATTCTTACGATCAGGATGGGAACGATCCCGACCCAGCTGTTCCTCGAGGCCATTGGTCCATTGCTTAAGCTCTGTCACCGATAATTCCGTTTCAAGATAGAGCATAAAATTAATGAAATGGTTAGGGGTCTCCACACCATCAGGCTCGGTATGAATCAAGCTGCTGAGACTGCAACTGCCAAATCGATGCAATACCGCCCGAATGATCTGCTCGCAGTGATACCGAGGAGACAAATTGCTACCTACCCCAATCAGATAAGCAGACCGCTTAGCTGAGCTCATCACGCCCTCGCTCGCACTCGATAACCGCCATGGCCGGAGCAATCGCCTTGGGTTTGCGTATTCGAACGCCCACCCGACTAGCCGGATAGCGATTCAATAACATCTGCAAAATGCTGTCGGCCAATGCCTCGATTAATTGAAAGCGGCTTTGCTGACAAAGGTCGGTGACGTGCTCGGCTATATCGGCATAATTCAAGGCGTCGTCGAGATCATCGGAGGCGAAGGCGGCGGAGAAATCCGTAAGCAGCCACAGGTCCAGTATCAACGGCTGGGTTTGTTGCTGCTCCCAGTCATACACCCCGATGATCACCTCTACCGATAAATTGTCGATCGATACTTTATCCAAGCTACCCATGCCTAATTTGTTTTCTCCGCGTCGATATTCTGAGCACCTAAGGGTTGCAACTGATCCATTGGCCAACGCGGGCGTGGCTTATTGCCCAATGCCTCTCGCTCTCCGGCCAGCAACCTTTGACAACCGGCAAAGGCAATCATGGCACCATTATCCGTACAAAATTCAGGGCGTGCGTAAAACAGTTCCCCTTCCTGCTTGGTGGCCATAGCCCCCAGGCCTTCGCGCAATTTACGGTTTGCGCTGACACCACCGGCGATCACCAAGCGCTTAAATCCCGTCTGCTTGAGCGCACGACGGCATTTGATCACCAGCGTGTCGACCACCGCTTCTTCAAATGCTCGCGCAATATCGGCCCGGGTTTGCTCATCGCAAATCCCGCCCTCACTATGTTGGGCGACGGTGTTAAGGGTAAAGGTTTTCAGGCCACTGAAACTGAAATCGAGTCCCGGGCGATCGGTCATTGGCCGCGGAAAACGAAAACGGCCGGCGGCTCCGTGCTGAGCCAGTGCAGCAATTCGTGGGCCGCCCGGGTAATCCAGCCCCATCATTTTGGCCGCTTTATCGAAGGCTTCCCCGGCGGCGTCATCCAGCGATTCACCCAGTAAACGATATTCACCGATACCGGTCACCTCAACCAGCTGGGTATGCCCCCCGGAGACCAAAAGCGCGACAAAAGGGAACGCTGGCGGATTGTCTTCCAGCATGGGGGCCAGTAGATGTCCCTCCATATGATGCACCCCCAGCGCCGGCACCCCCCAGGTATAAGCCATGGCCTGTGCCGTACAGCTGCCGACCATCAGGGCGCCAATCAATCCAGGGCCTGCGGTGTAGGCGATAGCATCAATCGAGCCAGATGCTATTTGGGCCTCATCCAACACCCGCTGGACCAGTGGTAGCACGCGCTGGACATGATCTCTGGAAGCCAGCTCTGGAACCACGCCGCCATATTCAGCATGCATCTCGGTTTGACTGAACAGGGCATCGGCTAGCAACCCCTGATCGCTGTCATAAAGGGCGATACCTGTCTCATCGCAGGACGTCTCTATCCCCAGAACCTTCATTAAGCCCTCACTATATCTGCCATAATCCGCTCTCTGCGGCGAATCATACTGGCAAGGCGAGCTGATTGCATCCGTAGCCAGCAAAGTCCGTTATACTATTTTTACTGGCAGTGCTTTGCATTTAAGGATCAAAGACAGTAACATGCGCTGCCCTGATATGGGGATTGGTGCAATTGTCACCAATTTCACTTAATTGAAACCACATTTAATAGGAAGGTGATTAGCTAATGCCTGCGGTAAAAGTTAAAGAAAACGAGCCTTTTGACATTGCCCTGCGTCGGTTTAAGCGCTCCTGCGAGAAGGCCGGGGTTCTGGCTGAAGTTCGTCGCCGTGAGCACTACGAGAAGCCCACTACTGTGCGTAAGCGCGCTGCAGCTGCTGCTGTAAAGCGTCACGCCAAGAAGGTTTCTCGCGAGCAGAAACGTCACGTACGCTTGTACTAGTCGACTATTTGTTCCTGTCTCGATTCCGATGAGTAATAGCACCAAGCAAAGCCTGACCGAGGCTATGAAAAGCGCCATGCGAGCCAAAGACAAGGCTCGCCTGGGCGTCATTCGCATGGCTCTGTCTGAGTTCAAGCGCATCGAAGTGGATGAGCGCATTGAAGTCGATGAGGCTCGCTCTATTGCTATTCTCGACAAAATGGTCAAGCAGCGCCGCGATGCGCACGCTCAATACCAGGATGCCGGGCGAGACGATCTTGCAGAACAGGAATCCTACGAGGTTTCGGTTCTGCAAGAGTTCCTGCCCTCTCAACTGACCACCGACGAACTGCAGTCTTTGATCAACGACACCATTAAAGAGTCCGGTGCCGAATCCATGAAAGACATGGGCAAAGTCATGGGCACCCTGAAAGCCAAAGTACAGGGCCGCGCTGACATGGGCGTTGTCAGCAAAATGATCAAGGCCACCCTGGCCTAACCCCTGACACCCGCATCACTGTGATACACTGGCCTCCTGTTTTTTACGGGTAGCACACTGCCAATGGCCGGCCTGATTCCACAACCTTTTATCGACGACCTTCTTGCTCGAACCGACATCGTTGATGTGGTGGGTTCACGAGTCAAACTGCGTAAGTCCGGTAAAAATCATTCTGCCCTGTGCCCTTTCCACCAGGAAAAATCGCCATCATTTAGCGTCAACGCAGACAAGCAATTCTATTATTGCTTTGGCTGCGGCGCTGCCGGTAACGCGATCGGTTTTATCATGGAATTCGATCGCCTCGAATTTCCGGAAGCCGTGGAAGATCTGGCCAACAAGCTAGGCCTTGAAGTACCCCACGAAGCCAGCAGCCACCAAAACATTGAACAAAAGCAGCGACTCAATACACTGTACGAGTTACTGGAAAATGCCAACGATTATTTCCAACAGCAACTGCGCGAACACGATCAGCGACCACGAGCGGTCAACTACCTGAAGCAACGCCAACTCTCCGGGGCCATTGCCCGCCAGTTTGGAATCGGCTACGCACCTCCCGGCTGGGACAACCTGCAACAAGCCTTGCAAAGCCCTGAACATGGAGAAGCTGAACTGCTTGAGGTCGGGCTGCTGGTCGAGAACGAAGAAAAGAAAACCCGGTACGATCGTTTTCGGGATCGTATTATTTTCCCCATTCGCGATACCCGCGGACGTACCATCGGTTTCGGAGGGCGCGTACTGGGTGACGACAAGCCCAAATACCTGAACTCACCCGAGACACCGGTTTTCCATAAGGGACAGGAGCTTTACGGTCTTTATGAAGCTCGACAGGCCAACCGCCAACTGCAGCAACTGATCGTTGTTGAGGGTTATATGGACGTAGTGGCCCTGGCGCAACATGGCATCAATAACGCCGTCGCCACCCTTGGCACCGCAACCAGCACCGACCATATCAACCGCTTATTCAAAGTTGTTCCCGATATTGTGTTCTGCTTCGATGGCGATGCTGCCGGCCGTAAAGCCGCCTGGCGCGCCCTGGAATCCACCCTGCCAGCCATGAACGACGGCCGACAATGTCGCTTCCTGTTTCTACCCGACGGGGAAGATCCAGACAGCCTGGTTCAGCAAGAGGGAGCCAGCGGTATGCGCGAACGAATACAAAACGACGCCCTACCTCTCGACCGCTTCCTGTTTGATCAACTGAGCAAAGATCTGGACATGGAAAGCATGGATGGCTGCGCTCGCCTGACTCACCTGGCGACGCCGCTCCTGCAACAACTACCCGATGGGGCCTTTCGCAGCTTAATGTTACGAAGGCTGGCCAACCTGACCGGACTCGAAGCACAGGAACTGCGGGAACGTATCGAGGATACCCCTAAGGCACCCTCTCAAGAGCAAACCGGCCCGGTACAACAAAACACCCAGCCACCCAGGTCTTTTTCTCGCACCCCATTTAACAATCAACCCAGACAGCGGCATGACATCTCCCTTGGCAACTTAAAGCCTGTACAACAAGCCCTGTTTCTATTGCTGCGCTACCCCGAAATCGTCCATAAAACTCCCGACATCAGCCGCCTGCAATCGAGCCCCGACAGCGACAATCAAGCACTACTAAAAGTGATCGAGACATTAAAAGCCCATACAACCCCGACTCTTGGGGCCCTGCTAGGCTCTATTTATGGAACCGAAGAACTGGAACCCATACTGGCACCCGCCAAACGAAATCCAGAACTGCCAACGGATGAGCCAACGCAACTCTATAGCGATATCCTGAACAGCATTTGCCAGCAAACACAGCAGGCGGAAAACCATCAACGTATGACCAAACTGGTGAGCGATAATCAGGGCGCTTTAACCAGTGACGAAAAGCACACACTGAAGGCGCTGTTCAAGGCAAAGCGGGAAAGTTTGAACTAGCCTGACAGCTGTCAGAAAAAAATCATTCACCAATGGTTGCAAAGCGACCACTCACTCCCCATATAGTTAATCAATTCTCAAGTTTGCCCGGCACAGAGCTGGCACAAAATGCCAGATCTACGCTATAATTGCTCGCTTACCGTTTTATCAGGTAACCCCGCTTTTCGTTGTTAATAGGGTTGATATGTCCGCAAGTGCACAACAGCAGTCTCGTTTGAAAGAGCTGATCTCACGGGGCCGAGAACAAGGCTACCTTACTTACGCAGAAGTTAACGACCACCTCCCCGAGGATATCTCTGATCCCGATCAGGTAGAAGATATCATCCGCATGATCAATGACATGGGGATCAAGGTCTATGAGACGGCCCCCGATGCCGATGAGCTACTGCTAAGCGAATCTGAAACCGATGAAGTCGCTGCCGAAGAAGCAGCCGCTGCACTGGCTGCAGTTGAGCAAGAGAGCGGTCGCACCACTGACCCGGTGCGTATGTATATGCGTGAAATGGGTACCGTGGAACTGCTCACCCGCGAAGGCGAAATCGTCATCGCCAAGCGCATCGAGGAAGGTACTCGGGAAGTGATGGCCGCCCTGGCCTATTTCCCTGGCTCCGTTTCCGCCATCATTGGCGAATACGATCGCATCATCGAAGAAGAGGGGCGGATCAGCGACCTGATCAGCGGATACCTGGACGCCGACGATGTTATCCCTCCTCCTGCGGCACCTGCCAGCAGTGATGACAGCGATGATGATGACGATGAAGAGACCGACAACGGTCCAGACCCGGAAGAAACCCGCCAGCGTTTCGACGAACTTCGTAGTCTGCTGAAGAAAGCCGACGCAGCAACCAGCAAGCACGGTCGCGACAGCAAACAGGGCGAAAAAGCCCTACAGCAACTTGCTGAGCGCTTTATGCCGATCAAGCTTACTCCCCGCTTTTTCGACGATCTGGTTTTCAATGTGCGCAGCGCACTGGATACCATTCGCCGCAACGAACGCAACATCATGCAGCTGTGTGTGCGTTCTGCTCGTTTGCCACGCAAAAACTTTTTGGCCGAATTCCCTGGCAACGAAACCAACCTTGACTGGATCGATGAGCTGGTGAAAAAATTCAGCAGCCATGCCCAGGGCATCGAAAACAATCGTCAGGACATTCTGCGAAGCCAACGCCGCCTGCGCGGCATCGAAGAATTAATCTCCCTGAGCATCCCCGAGATTAAAGAGATCAATCGCCGCATGTCGATTGGTGAAGCTCGCGCTCGTCGTGCCAAGAAAGAGATGGTCGAAGCCAACCTGCGCCTGGTTATCTCTATCGCCAAGAAATACACCAACCGCGGTCTGCAATTCCTGGATCTGATCCAGGAAGGCAACATCGGCTTGATGAAAGCGGTCGACAAGTTCGAATACCGTCGAGGCTATAAGTTCTCGACCTACGCCACCTGGTGGATTCGTCAGGCCATCACCCGCTCCATTGCGGACCAGGCTCGCACCATTCGTATTCCGGTGCATATGATCGAGACCATTAACAAGCTGAATCGAATCTCACGTCAGATGCTACAGGAAATGGGTCGCGAACCTACTCCGGAAGAACTGGGTGAGCGCATGGAAATGCCTGAGGATAAAATCCGCAAGGTGCTGAAGATTGCCAAGGAGCCCATCTCCATGGAGACGCCCATCGGTGATGATGAAGATTCACATCTGGGCGACTTTATTGAAGACACCACCATACATTCGCCAGTCGATTCGGCAACCGGTGAAGGCCTGCGAGAAGCCACCAAAGATGTATTGTCCGGACTGACTGCACGCGAGGCCAAAGTGCTACGCATGCGATTCGGCATCAATATGAATACCGATCACACTCTTGAAGAGGTAGGTAAACAGTTTGATGTAACCCGTGAGCGTATTCGTCAGATCGAAGCCAAGGCTTTGCGCAAACTTCGCCATCCGACCCGTTCTGACCATCTGCGCAGCTTCCTCGACGAGTAAGCAACTCAAACGCAGCATAAAAAAGGCACCTTCGGGTGCCTTTTTTATGCTGTTAAACGCTGCACGATCGCCCGAGCTTCAGACACAGGATCACCCTCTCCCTCAACCCAGTGTATAGCATGACCCTGACGCTCCATGCGACGAAACCAGGTGTCCTGGCGTTTAGCGTACTGATGAATGGCCGCGTTTAGCTTCTGGAACAGATCGTTTCTGCTGTTGATATTACCCTGAAGAAAGTCGGCAATATAACGGTATTCCAAACCATAGTATTGCAACCGAAACCAGGGGACACCTTCAGCATGCAACCCCTCAACCTCTTCAATCATGCCCTCCTCGAAGCGCTCCTTTAAACGCCGGGTAATTCGTTGTCGCAGGACCTTTCTTGGCCAGCGAATACCCAGTAGCAAGGGAGACACCTTTGGCAGAGCTGGTAGCTGTTCGGCCAATTGACCTTCACCTTCAGCCACCTCAATCGCCCTGACCAAGCGCTTTCGATCCAGGCTGTCAGTGGTGTTGTGCAATGGTTTCAGGGCCGCAAGGCGGGCGACAAGTTCCTCCTGCCCTTTACCGGCCAACTCGCTACGCAGGGCCTGATTCTCAGGCACATGAATCAACCGATAACCCTTGATCACCGCCTCCAAATACAAACCACTGCCGCCAACCATAACCGGCCATGCCCCTTTTGAGCGTACAGCCTCAAAAGCATCGAAAAAATCTTGCTGAAACCGGTAAACATTGTACTCCTCTCCAGCGTCGACAATATCGATCAAGTGGTAGGGTACCCCAACGTATTCCTGCAGATCCTTACCACTGCCAATATCCATACCCCGATATACCTGACGCGAATCGGCAGACAGTATCTCCCCACCAAACTCACGCGCCAACTCAATACCCAGGCGGGTCTTACCCGAAGCCGTAGGCCCCAACACAACCAGCAGATCAACTTTTTGCTCCACCATCACCACACCTTAAAGGGAATCCATCGCTATTATCCCATACAACCTCAGCCAAAAACCCATTACCGTCAGACTTGCCTCTATTCGGCATTCCTCCTATGCTGCCCCCCACAGTTAGTAGATTAAGAGACCGTATAAACATGCAAGACGTTGTTATAGTTGCCGCTACCCGTACCGCCATTGGTGCCTTTGGTGGCGCTCTCTCCTCTGTGGATGCCACCGAGCTGGGTGCTGCCGTTGTTAAATCCCTGATTGATAAAAGCGGTATCGATGCCGCTCAGCTGGACGAAATCATCCTGGGTCAGGTTCTGACTGCCGGCTGCGGCCAAAACACGGCACGACAATCACTGATCAAAGCCGGCGTACCGGCTTCAGTGCCCGCCCTGACGATCAACAAGGTTTGCGGCTCCGGCCTTAAGGCACTTCATCTTGCCAGCCAGGCCATCCGCCTGGGCGATGCGGAGATGATCATCGCCGGTGGACAGGAAAACATGAGCCAGGCCCCCCACGTCTTACCAAACAGTCGAAATGGCCAGCGTATGGGCAACTGGTCGATGGTGGATACTATGATCAGCGATGGCCTGTGGGATGCCTTCAATGATTACCATATGGGTATCACCGCTGAGAATATCGTTCAAAAATACGGCTTCTCACGCGAGCAACAAGACGATTTTGCCGCCAAGTCACAGCAAAAAGCAGTTCAGGCCATCGCCGAGCAGCGCTTTTCCGATGAGATTACCCCTGTCAGCATTCCACAGCGTAAAGGCGATCCCGTTACTGTACTCACAGACGAGCAGCCTCGCCCAAACACCAGCGCAGAATCTTTGGCTAAATTGCGCCCGGCCTTTAAGAAAGATGGCACCGTAACCGCGGGCAATGCTTCTACCCTGAATGATGGCGCTGCGGCCGTATTACTCTGCAGCCGTCAAAAAGCACAGGCGCTCGGTCTCACCCCACTCGCCACCATCAGAGCCTATGCCAATGCCGGTGTTGATCCGGAAATCATGGGTACCGGCCCGATTCCCGCAACCCGCCGCTGCCTCGAGAAAGCGGGCTGGAATATCGAACAACTGGATCTGATCGAGGCTAACGAAGCCTTCGCCGCACAGGCAATGGCAGTTAATCACGATCTGGGATGGGACACCGAGAAGGTTAACGTTAATGGTGGCGCCATCGCATTGGGACATCCGATTGGCGCCTCCGGCTGCCGAATTCTTGTGACTCTGGTGCATGAGATGATTCGCCGCGACGCCAAGAAAGGCCTTGCCACACTTTGTATCGGCGGAGGCCAGGGTGTAGCGTTGGCAATCGAACGCGAATAACCCTCACCCGCATCCTGCAAAATTGCTTTTTGATTCATGCGAACGAAACTGGTCGAAAAGCAGACAATAAAAAAGAGCGCCTAGGCGCTCTTTTTTATTGTGACAAAGCGATCAGAAATTAATCTTCCTGATCAGCCTCGGCAGCAGCAACTTCCTTGATGCTCAGCTTGATGCGACCGCGATTATCCACGTCCAGCACCACAACTTTCACCTCTTCACCCTCTTTCAGGTAGTCGGTGACTTTCTCAACTCGCTCTTCTGCAATCTGGGAGATATGAACCAGACCATCTTTGCCAGGCAGAATATTGACGAAGGCACCAAAGTCTACAATACGCTCAACCTTACCGGTGTAGATCTTACCCACTTCGGCTTCAGCAGTGATGCTCATAACCATATCGACGGCAGCCTGACTGGCAGCCTTGTCGTCGGCGTAGATCTTGACGGTACCGTCGTCTTCGATATCAACGGATGCGCCGGTGGTTTCACAGATAGAACGGATGGTCGCCCCCCCCTTACCAATAACATCGCGAATCTTATCGGAATCGATCTTCAAAGCGGTCATAGCAGGGGCATTGTCGGACAACTCAGGACGAGATTCGGCCAAGACCTTATTCATTTCACCCAGGATATGCATACGCGCTTCGTTAGCCTGAGCCAATGCGATTTCCATAATCTCTTCGGTGATACCCTGAATCTTGATATCCATCTGCAAGGCCGTGATACCTTCATCGGTACCAGCTACCTTAAAGTCCATATCACCCAGGTGATCCTCATCACCCAGAATATCGGTCAGAACGGCGAACTTTTCACCCTCTTTCACCAGGCCCATCGCAATACCAGCAACCGGCGCCTTCAGAGGTACACCCGCATCCATCAAGGCCAGACTGGCACCACAGACAGAAGCCATTGAGCTTGAACCGTTGGATTCAGTAATTTCAGAAACCACACGGATGGTGTACGGGAACTCTTCTTCGGTGGGCAGCATGGCCTGAACACCACGACGAGCCAAACGGCCATGACCAATTTCACGACGACCCGGACTGCCAACACGACCGCATTCCCCTACAGAATAAGGAGGGAAGTTGTAGTGCAACATGAAGGGGTCACGCTGATCACCTTCGAGCATATCGAGACGCATGGCATCACGAGCCGTACCCAGAGTGGCGGTAACAATGGCCTGAGTCTCACCTCGGGTGAAGAGCGAAGAACCATGAGTCTTGGGCAGAACACCAGTCTCTACATTGATAGCACGAACCGTCTTGGTATCACGACCATCGATACGTGGCTCACCGTTAACAACATTCTGGCGAACGGTTGTCTTTTCCAGAGACGCAAACGCCTGCTTGACGTCATCGCCTGAGAATTGGCCTTCGGCTTCACCCGCCAACTGCTCGACAGCTGCGTCACGCACCTTGCCCAGCTCTTCGTAACGCTCAAGCTTGTTGATAATCTTGTAAGCGGCACGGATTTTTTCACCGGCGGCCAGATTAACAGCATCGAGCAGTTGCTCGTTTTGAGCTTCAGCTTGCCATTCCCAGCGAGGCTTACCCGCTTCGGCTGCCAGCTCATTCACGGCAGTGATAACCGCCTGATATTGCTGGTGTGCGAACAGAACCGCGCCAAGCATCTCATCTTCGGTCAGCTCATCCGCTTCAGATTCAACCATCAGGACAGCATCGTTAGTACCCGCAACCACCATGTCCAGCAGAGAATCCTCCAGCTGGGCA
The DNA window shown above is from Aestuariirhabdus haliotis and carries:
- the pnp gene encoding polyribonucleotide nucleotidyltransferase; this translates as MNPVTKTFQFGDQTVTLETGRIARQATGAVMVTMGGLSVLTTVVGSKTADPSRGWFPLSVHYQEKTYAAGKIPGSFFKREGRPSERETLTSRVIDRPIRPLFPKGFMNEVQVTCTVMSTDKVQDPDIAAMIGTSAALAISGIPFDGPIGVARVGFTEDDGYMLNPSFAQLEDSLLDMVVAGTNDAVLMVESEADELTEDEMLGAVLFAHQQYQAVITAVNELAAEAGKPRWEWQAEAQNEQLLDAVNLAAGEKIRAAYKIINKLERYEELGKVRDAAVEQLAGEAEGQFSGDDVKQAFASLEKTTVRQNVVNGEPRIDGRDTKTVRAINVETGVLPKTHGSSLFTRGETQAIVTATLGTARDAMRLDMLEGDQRDPFMLHYNFPPYSVGECGRVGSPGRREIGHGRLARRGVQAMLPTEEEFPYTIRVVSEITESNGSSSMASVCGASLALMDAGVPLKAPVAGIAMGLVKEGEKFAVLTDILGDEDHLGDMDFKVAGTDEGITALQMDIKIQGITEEIMEIALAQANEARMHILGEMNKVLAESRPELSDNAPAMTALKIDSDKIRDVIGKGGATIRSICETTGASVDIEDDGTVKIYADDKAASQAAVDMVMSITAEAEVGKIYTGKVERIVDFGAFVNILPGKDGLVHISQIAEERVEKVTDYLKEGEEVKVVVLDVDNRGRIKLSIKEVAAAEADQED
- the rpoD gene encoding RNA polymerase sigma factor RpoD — its product is MSASAQQQSRLKELISRGREQGYLTYAEVNDHLPEDISDPDQVEDIIRMINDMGIKVYETAPDADELLLSESETDEVAAEEAAAALAAVEQESGRTTDPVRMYMREMGTVELLTREGEIVIAKRIEEGTREVMAALAYFPGSVSAIIGEYDRIIEEEGRISDLISGYLDADDVIPPPAAPASSDDSDDDDDEETDNGPDPEETRQRFDELRSLLKKADAATSKHGRDSKQGEKALQQLAERFMPIKLTPRFFDDLVFNVRSALDTIRRNERNIMQLCVRSARLPRKNFLAEFPGNETNLDWIDELVKKFSSHAQGIENNRQDILRSQRRLRGIEELISLSIPEIKEINRRMSIGEARARRAKKEMVEANLRLVISIAKKYTNRGLQFLDLIQEGNIGLMKAVDKFEYRRGYKFSTYATWWIRQAITRSIADQARTIRIPVHMIETINKLNRISRQMLQEMGREPTPEELGERMEMPEDKIRKVLKIAKEPISMETPIGDDEDSHLGDFIEDTTIHSPVDSATGEGLREATKDVLSGLTAREAKVLRMRFGINMNTDHTLEEVGKQFDVTRERIRQIEAKALRKLRHPTRSDHLRSFLDE
- a CDS encoding acetyl-CoA C-acetyltransferase; the protein is MQDVVIVAATRTAIGAFGGALSSVDATELGAAVVKSLIDKSGIDAAQLDEIILGQVLTAGCGQNTARQSLIKAGVPASVPALTINKVCGSGLKALHLASQAIRLGDAEMIIAGGQENMSQAPHVLPNSRNGQRMGNWSMVDTMISDGLWDAFNDYHMGITAENIVQKYGFSREQQDDFAAKSQQKAVQAIAEQRFSDEITPVSIPQRKGDPVTVLTDEQPRPNTSAESLAKLRPAFKKDGTVTAGNASTLNDGAAAVLLCSRQKAQALGLTPLATIRAYANAGVDPEIMGTGPIPATRRCLEKAGWNIEQLDLIEANEAFAAQAMAVNHDLGWDTEKVNVNGGAIALGHPIGASGCRILVTLVHEMIRRDAKKGLATLCIGGGQGVALAIERE
- the miaA gene encoding tRNA (adenosine(37)-N6)-dimethylallyltransferase MiaA, producing MVEQKVDLLVVLGPTASGKTRLGIELAREFGGEILSADSRQVYRGMDIGSGKDLQEYVGVPYHLIDIVDAGEEYNVYRFQQDFFDAFEAVRSKGAWPVMVGGSGLYLEAVIKGYRLIHVPENQALRSELAGKGQEELVARLAALKPLHNTTDSLDRKRLVRAIEVAEGEGQLAEQLPALPKVSPLLLGIRWPRKVLRQRITRRLKERFEEGMIEEVEGLHAEGVPWFRLQYYGLEYRYIADFLQGNINSRNDLFQKLNAAIHQYAKRQDTWFRRMERQGHAIHWVEGEGDPVSEARAIVQRLTA